A stretch of Lactuca sativa cultivar Salinas chromosome 6, Lsat_Salinas_v11, whole genome shotgun sequence DNA encodes these proteins:
- the LOC128126869 gene encoding uncharacterized protein LOC128126869, with amino-acid sequence MPYSDSDTVSSSTNRLIMEELEYDITLLKKEFDSMFHALTNEQRNIFLDIMTTVNDNKGGVFFVYGYGGTGKTFLWKTLFAAIRCNGDIVLNVASSGIASLLLPGGRIAHSRFIIPLNLTEYSVLRKSSLIIWDEAPMVHKHAFEALDRALRDVCKFDKSTNSDIPFGGKAIVFGGDFRQILPVVQGGSRQNIVNASLSSSYIWQHCQSEFIHDQFDPNLYSPNILNGLKVSGLPNHKLILKVGVPVMLLRNIDQKNGLCNGTRLQVKSLGKRVIEAIIISGTNIGKQTFILRMSLSPSEKKIPFKFQRRQFPLAVCFAMTINKSQGQSLSKVGLYLKDPVFSYGQLYVALSRVQSREGLKLLILDNDGRLTNKTSNVVYKEVFRNL; translated from the exons ATGCCTTACTCTGATTCCGACACAGTTTCTTCTTCAACAAATCGACTTATCATGGAGGAGCTGGAGTATGACATAACGCTTTTAAAGAAAGAGTTTGATAGTATGTTTCATGCATTAACAAACGAGCAACGCAATATTTTTCTTGATATCATGACTACAGTCAATGATAATAAAGGAGGTGTGTTTTTTGTTTATGGATATGGTGgaacaggaaaaacctttctttGGAAGACGTTATTTGCAGCAATTAGATGTAATGGTGATATAGTTTTAAATGTTGCTTCAAGTGGTATTGCATCTTTATTATTGCCTGGAGGTAGGATagcacactctcggtttataaTTCCGTTGAATCTTACCGAGTATtctgttt TAAGAAAAAGCTCATTGATTATTTGGGATGAAGCACCTATGGTCCACAAACATGCATTTGAAGCTTTAGATCGAGCTCTGAGAGATGTATGTAAGTTTGATAAGTCTACCAACTCAGATATTCCATTTGGAGGGAAAGCGATTGTTTTTGGAGGAGACTTCAGGCAGATTCTACCTGTTGTTCAAGGAGGTAGCAGACAAAATATCGTTAATGCTTCTTTAAGCTCTTCATATATATGGCAACA TTGTCAATCCGAGTTTATTCATGATCAGTTTGATCCCAATTTATACTCCCCGAATATTTTAAATGGTCTTAAGGTATCAGGTTTGCCAAATCACAAGTTAATTCTAAAAGTCGGTGTTCCAGTTATGTTACTAAGAAACATTGATCAGAAAAATGGATTATGTAACGGCACTAGACTACAAGTGAAATCTCTTGGAAAACGTGTTATTGAGGCAATTATAATATCTGGAACTAATATCGGAAAGCAAACATTTATTCTAAGAATGTCTTTAAGTCCATCTGAAAAAAAAATTCCTTTCAAATTTCAAAGAAGACAATTTCCATTGGCTGTATGTTTTGCAATGACAATTAATAAAAGTCAGGGGCAGTCGTTATCAAAGGTTGGTCTGTATCTCAAGGATCCTGTTTTTTCATATGGACAACTGTATGTTGCCTTATCTAGAGTTCAAAGTAGAGAAGGACTGAAATTGTTAATTTTAGATAACGATGGTAGACTTACAAACAAAACTTCAAATGTTGTGTATAAGGAAGTTTTTAGGAATTTATAA
- the LOC128126868 gene encoding uncharacterized protein LOC128126868 produces the protein MRRNNGYFVEKSGVKLDNRNVVPYNKYLLKRYQAHINVEWCNQGSSIKYLFKYINKGPDRATIAVDINADSNHKKVVDEIKDYYDCRYISACEASWRIFKYDVHYRYPSVMRLPFHLPDQQQVIYAADDDIDDVLEQPSVAASIFTSWMECNKINKDARKLTYVEFPTKFVWKPDDKLWKPRKIGRSIGRIHSVSPKLGEVYFLWILLNKVKGPKSFEEIRTVNGEEFPTFRDACYALGLLDDDKEYVDAIKEASHPGTGFYLRFLFATMLMSNSLGRPEFVWENTWQHLSDGILYNQQRRLKSPGLSLNEDQLKT, from the exons ATGAGAAGAAACAATGGATATTTTGTCGAAAAATCAGGTGTCAAGTTAGACAACAGAAATGTTGTTCCATATAACAAATATCTGTTGAAAAGATATCAGGCACACATTAATGTTGAATGGTGCAATCAGGGATCTTCCATAAAGTATCTgtttaaatatataaacaaagGTCCAGATAGAGCTACAATTGCTGTTGACATCAACGCTGATTCTAATCACAAAAAGGTTGTCGATGAAATAAAAGATTATTATGATTGTAGATATATATCTGCATGTGAAGCATCGTGGCGAATATTTAAATACGATGTTCATTACCGATATCCTTCTGTGATGCGACTACCTTTTCATCTTCCTGATCAACAACAAGTCATATATGCCGCAGACGATGATATTGACGATGTTCTTGAACAACCTTCAGTTGCTGCTTCTATATTCACATCTTGGATGGAatgtaataaaattaataaagatGCACGAAAACTTACATATGTTGAATTTCCTACAAAGTTTGTTTGGAAACCTGATGATAAGTTGTGGAAGCCAAGGAAAATTGGACGTTCAATAGGAAGGATTCACTCTGTTTCACCTAAACTTGGCGAAGTCTACTTCTTATGGATTCTTTTAAATAAAGTGAAAGGtccaaaatcatttgaagaaattcGCACGGTAAACGGTGAAGAATTTCCTACTTTTCGAGATGCATGCTATGCTTTGGGCCTCTTAGATGATGACAAAGAATACGTTGATGCAATTAAGGAAGCAAGTCATCCAGGAACTGGTTTTTATCTTCGTTTCTTATTTGCTACAATGTTAATGTCTAACAGTTTGGGTAGACCAGAGTTTGTTTGGGAAAATACATGGCAACACTTGTCAGATGGTATTCTTTACAACCAACAGCGTAGATTAAAATCTCCAG GTTTATCACTCAATGAGGATCAACTCAAAACCTGA